Within Nocardioides rotundus, the genomic segment AGTCGACGTCCAGCGCGGCCATCGCCCCGTCGTACTCCAGAATGCGGGCGCCGTCGGGGGAGAAGGCGCCGAGCGTGGTCGGCCCCTCGGTGGGCAGGCTGCGCGCCGTGTCGCGGACGGTGTCGTAGACGATCACCGTGGAGCCGTCGGCCCACGCGAGCCGGCGGCCGTCCGGGGACACCTGGATCGCCGCCCCGCGGCTCGCCGGCGGCAGATCGGTCCGCTCGATCGCACGGTAGGCGCCGTCCAACGAGGACACCGCGACCCACGGGTCGGGGACCTGGTCGCCCAGGCCGCGCTCCACGGAGACGACGGGGAAGACCAGCCCGACGGGGCCGACCGGTCCCTGGCTGCCCGTGGTGGGCACCGACGGGGCGGGTACGTCGACCCGGCTCGGCAACCGTGGCTCGCCCTGCGTGGGGCGGTCCGCCCGCGACTGCCAGGCGTCGACCCCGCGGGTCAGTGCCAGATAGCCCACCACAACCACCGCCACCGCGATCGCCACGGGCAGCAACGTCCTGCGCCAGCCCATCTCCCGCCCCCCTCGCTCTCGCCGTCAGCGAGGCGACGATAGTCCCGTCAGGTCACGGCCGGGTGACGGAACGCTCGCGATTCGACGTCCGAGGGGGTCAGGACTCCCCGGCGATGAGGAACGAGTCGCCCGCCGGCTGCAGGTCGAGGGTCACCACGTCGGTGATGGTCGAGCCGTCGTTGCGGGTGTACTCCACCGAGTAGGTGACCGTGTCGGACCCGGGGTCGGCGGTGATGTCGAGGACGTTGGCCCGGCTGATGCCGCTCCAGAAGCCGTTGTAGCTCTCGAACCCGCCGCTCTGCCGCTGGAAGGCCGGGGTGAGCCGCTCCCACGAGGCCTGCGGATCGGAGGTGACCGTGCTGAGGTAGTCGGAGGCGAAGCCCTCCATGGCGGCCGCCTCCGCCTGCTGGTCCGGCGTCTCGGAGGTCTCCGAGGGGGAGGGGCTCTGGGTCGGGGACTCCGACGGCGACTCCGACGACGTGGGGGACGGCGTCTCACTGGCGGTCGGGGACGGCGATGCCGAGGTGGTGCCGCCCGCGGTGGGCCCGGCGCCGGGGTCCTCGCGCGTCTGCAGGAACAGCACCACCGCGGCGGCGACGACGGCGGCCGCGAGGAGACCCAGCAGGACGGGGGAGACGCCACGTCGCTTCCGCGGGGGCTCATCGGCCGACTCGTCGTCCGGCGGGGCGGGCTCATCGTGCGCCGGTGTCGCTTCGCGCTCCTCCACTGGCACCGGGGAGGCGGCGCCCAGCGTCGCCATCGAACGGGTCGCGTCCGGCTCCGGCTCCGCGGCCCCCGGCCCCGCGGCGAGGTAGCGCGCCACCTCGCGCATCGACCACCGGTCGGCGGGGTCGGTGGCCATCGTCGCCTCGAGGACCGGGGCCAGCCAGCCGGCGTCCGCCAGCCGCGGCGGGTCCTCGTGCACGATCCGGTAGAGCGCCCCCATGACGTTGTCGCCGACGTCGTACGGCGGCCGTCCGGCCAGGGCGTGGTAGAGCGTCGTCCCCAGTGACCACACGTCGCTGCGGTCGGTGGCCGGCTTGCCGGTGGCGACCTCGGGGGCCAGGTAGGCGGGGGACCCGGTGACCAGGCCGGTCTGGGTGAGCGTTGCGTCGGCGGCCGCCCGGGCGATGCCGAAGTCGGTGAGCTTCACCCGGTCGGCGGCGGTGACCAGGATGTTCGAGGGCTTCACGTCCCGGTGCACGATGCCGGCGGAGTGCGCGGCAGCGAGGGCCTCGGCGGCCTGGCCCAGCAGCGCCGCCGCCCGGTCGTGGCTGAGCGGGCCCTCTCGGCGCACCATCGCCGACAGCGTCTCGCCGGCGACGTACTCCATGACCAGCCAGCGGTCGTCGCCGTCGTGCACCAGGTCGTAGATCGCCACCACGTGCGGGTGGTTGAGGCTCGCGGCCAGGCGAGCCTCCCGCTCGGCGCGCGTGAGGTCGGGAGCGGGGGCGTCCGGCGTGGCGCCCACCCGCTTGAGCGCCACCGGCCGGTTCAGCACCTCATCGCGCCCCAGCCAGACGGCACCCATGCCGCCCCGTCCGATCTCGCGCTCGAGCGAGTACCTGCCTGCGATCACCCTGCCCACACTAGGCAACGACTCCGCACGCTCCCAGCCGAGGAGGTCCGGCCACCGAATCTGCCGTGCGCGCCTGCGGAGCGGTGCGGCAGACTGACCGCCGACGACCGGCGGCGACGCCTCGACCCGGAAGGACCCCACGTGAGCACCAACGTCCTCGACGACCTCGAGTGGCGCGGCCTGATCGCGCACTCGACCGACCGCGACGCACTTCGTGCGGCGCTGGGCGAGGGGAGCGTGCGGTTCTATGTGGGGTTCGACCCGACGGCGCCGAGCCTCCACATGGGCCACCTCGTGCAGGCCATGACCGCACGACGACTGCAGGACGCCGGCCACACGCCGTACATCCTCGTCGGCGGCGCCACGGGGATGATCGGCGACCCGCGCGACTCCGGCGAGCGGACGCTCAACACCCTGGAGACGGTGCAGGAGTGGACCGACAAGGTACGGCGCCAGCTCGACGCCTTCGTCTCCTTCGAGGGGGAGAACGCCGCGCGCGCGGTGAGCAACGCCGACTGGACCGCGAACCTCTCGGTGATCGACTTCCTGCGCGACATTGGCAAGCACTTCCCGGTCAACCGGATGCTCGCTCGCGACGTCGTCTCCCGCCGGCTGGAGGAGGGCATCAGCTACACCGAGTTCTCCTACGTCCTGCTCCAG encodes:
- a CDS encoding serine/threonine-protein kinase, coding for MIAGRYSLEREIGRGGMGAVWLGRDEVLNRPVALKRVGATPDAPAPDLTRAEREARLAASLNHPHVVAIYDLVHDGDDRWLVMEYVAGETLSAMVRREGPLSHDRAAALLGQAAEALAAAHSAGIVHRDVKPSNILVTAADRVKLTDFGIARAAADATLTQTGLVTGSPAYLAPEVATGKPATDRSDVWSLGTTLYHALAGRPPYDVGDNVMGALYRIVHEDPPRLADAGWLAPVLEATMATDPADRWSMREVARYLAAGPGAAEPEPDATRSMATLGAASPVPVEEREATPAHDEPAPPDDESADEPPRKRRGVSPVLLGLLAAAVVAAAVVLFLQTREDPGAGPTAGGTTSASPSPTASETPSPTSSESPSESPTQSPSPSETSETPDQQAEAAAMEGFASDYLSTVTSDPQASWERLTPAFQRQSGGFESYNGFWSGISRANVLDITADPGSDTVTYSVEYTRNDGSTITDVVTLDLQPAGDSFLIAGES